A section of the Amycolatopsis sp. AA4 genome encodes:
- a CDS encoding GNAT family N-acetyltransferase, with product MPDHVIRPATPEDAAAIATVHVGSWQAAYAGLLPDAFLSALSIEKRTHFWSSSLADPSRPHTVLTASSGDGITGFAVFGPSRDDDATPKTGELSSIYLLPSAWGQGLGRALHEECVRRLTPQYETVTLWVLSTNTRARKFYERAGWVTDGKTKVETMSDGAVTLEEVRYRLALEG from the coding sequence GTGCCCGACCACGTGATCCGCCCCGCGACCCCCGAAGACGCGGCAGCCATCGCAACCGTCCACGTCGGCTCCTGGCAAGCGGCCTACGCAGGCTTGCTGCCGGACGCTTTCCTGTCCGCCTTGTCGATCGAGAAGCGGACACACTTCTGGTCTTCGAGCCTGGCGGACCCCTCCCGCCCGCACACCGTCCTGACGGCAAGCTCCGGCGACGGAATCACCGGTTTCGCCGTCTTCGGCCCCAGCCGGGACGACGACGCCACCCCGAAAACGGGCGAACTGTCGTCGATCTACCTGCTCCCGTCCGCGTGGGGCCAGGGATTGGGCCGCGCCCTGCACGAGGAATGCGTGCGCCGCCTGACGCCCCAATACGAGACGGTGACCCTGTGGGTGCTGTCGACGAACACCCGCGCCCGGAAGTTCTACGAACGGGCTGGGTGGGTCACGGACGGAAAGACGAAGGTAGAGACGATGTCGGATGGCGCGGTGACCTTGGAGGAGGTCCGGTACCGGTTGGCGCTGGAGGGCTAG
- a CDS encoding TetR/AcrR family transcriptional regulator, with translation MATELPGTSRPGGRTERTRVAVLRATLDLLAEVGFTELTVEAVAERSGVHKTTVYRRWESREGLVAAALRFGTAEPWSPADTGSLVADLRRMALDVVDALTTPGHRELPTAAVLAAFHSERAAEALREFYQDRHARAAVIVERAIARGEVPADTDPDEVTRTVCGPVFYRLFVSREPVTEETARVAAEAGAAAARAGVLGRRLPGNGDAG, from the coding sequence TTGGCAACCGAGTTACCGGGGACGAGCCGGCCGGGCGGGCGCACCGAACGCACGCGCGTCGCCGTTTTGCGGGCGACGCTCGATCTGCTGGCGGAGGTCGGGTTCACCGAACTGACGGTCGAGGCCGTCGCCGAACGATCGGGCGTGCACAAGACGACGGTTTACCGTCGATGGGAGTCGCGCGAAGGACTGGTCGCGGCCGCGTTGAGGTTCGGCACTGCGGAACCGTGGAGTCCGGCGGACACCGGTTCGCTTGTTGCCGATTTGCGGCGAATGGCGTTGGACGTGGTGGACGCGTTGACCACCCCGGGGCACCGCGAGCTGCCGACGGCCGCGGTGCTGGCGGCGTTTCACTCGGAACGCGCGGCTGAAGCGTTGCGGGAGTTCTATCAGGACCGGCATGCCCGCGCCGCGGTGATCGTGGAGCGGGCGATCGCGCGCGGGGAGGTTCCGGCCGACACCGATCCGGACGAGGTGACGCGGACGGTGTGCGGGCCGGTGTTCTACCGGCTGTTCGTGTCGCGGGAACCGGTGACGGAGGAGACAGCCCGGGTCGCGGCGGAGGCTGGGGCCGCGGCGGCTCGGGCGGGGGTGCTGGGCAGGCGGTTGCCGGGGAATGGCGACGCGGGTTGA
- a CDS encoding erythromycin esterase family protein: protein MTPLSTRSPLDGDVAAITSLIGDARIVAIGENNHHIREFGELRARLLRRLVEDHGFTVLGFESGFAEGDLVQQWLDGGPGTVAEVAREGFTFSLGESVEVHEMLTWMRDHGGVRFSGLDLPSSSGSPQPALQVVRGFVEEVDPEVLPLVDAAITASEPYSAVSSAVAPGRYSAMDAAARDAATAALTTLVAHLRSLSPVYRQRSEPSRYAIAEHHAVGALRVDTYLRELSAMMAGTAPSLQGSSRDTYMAATVKLLRKVYGEGEKIVVMVHNGHLQRVPFAALPTMTFPSAGTHLAEEFGDDYFALGLTAGTGTTTGLEPDASERLGFRVYAQELEPPAEGSAEAVLADAEPCVVDLRQDRAQGLVGPSSIRHAHMFTKVDVVQAFDALVYLPTMSVSAHVPATKEKQQ from the coding sequence ATGACACCGCTGAGCACCCGTTCGCCGCTGGACGGCGACGTCGCCGCGATCACCAGCCTGATCGGCGACGCGCGCATCGTCGCGATCGGCGAGAACAACCATCACATCCGCGAGTTCGGCGAACTCCGCGCCCGGTTGCTCCGCCGCCTCGTCGAGGACCACGGGTTCACGGTGCTCGGCTTCGAATCGGGATTCGCCGAGGGCGACCTGGTGCAGCAGTGGCTGGACGGCGGCCCCGGCACGGTCGCCGAGGTCGCGCGAGAAGGATTCACGTTCTCCCTCGGCGAATCGGTCGAGGTGCACGAAATGCTGACGTGGATGCGCGACCACGGCGGCGTCCGCTTCTCCGGACTCGACCTGCCCAGTTCGAGCGGTTCGCCGCAACCGGCCTTGCAGGTCGTCCGCGGCTTCGTGGAGGAAGTCGACCCGGAGGTGCTTCCGCTGGTCGACGCCGCGATCACCGCATCCGAGCCGTACTCGGCGGTCAGCAGCGCAGTCGCGCCTGGCCGATATTCGGCAATGGACGCCGCAGCGCGAGACGCGGCCACGGCTGCGTTGACGACTCTCGTCGCGCACCTTCGTTCCCTGTCGCCAGTTTACCGGCAACGGAGCGAGCCATCCCGATACGCAATCGCCGAACACCACGCGGTCGGCGCGCTTCGCGTCGACACGTACCTGCGCGAACTGAGCGCGATGATGGCGGGAACGGCACCGTCGCTCCAGGGGTCGTCGCGCGACACGTACATGGCCGCAACCGTGAAGCTGCTTCGCAAAGTGTACGGCGAAGGCGAGAAGATCGTCGTGATGGTCCACAACGGACACCTGCAGCGAGTGCCGTTCGCCGCATTGCCGACCATGACGTTCCCTTCCGCAGGGACCCACCTCGCCGAGGAGTTCGGCGACGACTACTTCGCACTCGGCCTGACCGCGGGCACCGGCACGACGACCGGCCTCGAACCGGACGCGAGCGAACGTCTCGGGTTCCGGGTCTACGCACAGGAGTTGGAACCACCCGCCGAGGGCAGCGCCGAAGCGGTTTTGGCCGACGCGGAACCGTGCGTGGTCGATTTGCGGCAAGACCGAGCGCAAGGCCTAGTCGGACCGTCCAGCATCCGGCACGCGCACATGTTCACGAAGGTCGACGTCGTGCAGGCCTTCGACGCGCTGGTCTACCTGCCGACGATGTCGGTGAGCGCGCACGTCCCCGCCACGAAGGAGAAGCAGCAGTAG
- a CDS encoding S8 family peptidase, translating to MRNRAARGLFSATLTFLLVAGVQPTAMAASGIQANPPSWALDRIDQRTGLDQKYHYDSDGSGVTVYVIDSGVDAKHPDLQGRVLPGKDFLTTGTDTSDTNGHGTRVAGIVAGHSYGVAKAAQIFPVRVLDQAGGGATDTIIAGLNWVAQNAHQPAVAVLGIGGVPNEQLDDAVKGVAAAMPIVVPAGEGSTDASQTSPARVPEALTVGATDVQDQVAPFSNFGTALDLYAPGVDIPAPIAGTANAGTLSGTSMAAAVTAGAVTLYRSAHPDAAPNAVSEAIVQDATQNVVKNVPSGTANRLLCTLPAGTP from the coding sequence ATGCGGAACCGAGCGGCGCGTGGCCTTTTTTCGGCAACTCTGACATTTCTGCTGGTAGCGGGAGTGCAACCGACCGCGATGGCGGCGAGCGGGATTCAGGCCAACCCGCCGAGCTGGGCCCTCGACCGGATCGACCAGCGAACCGGCCTCGATCAGAAGTACCACTACGACTCCGATGGCTCCGGAGTCACCGTCTACGTGATCGACAGCGGCGTCGACGCCAAACATCCGGATCTGCAGGGGCGGGTCCTGCCCGGCAAGGATTTCCTCACCACCGGCACCGACACGTCGGACACCAACGGCCACGGCACTCGCGTCGCGGGGATCGTCGCGGGACACAGCTACGGCGTCGCCAAAGCCGCGCAGATCTTCCCGGTCCGCGTGCTCGACCAGGCCGGCGGTGGGGCGACCGACACGATTATCGCCGGGCTGAACTGGGTAGCCCAGAACGCACACCAACCGGCGGTCGCGGTGCTCGGCATCGGCGGCGTGCCGAACGAGCAACTCGACGACGCGGTCAAGGGAGTGGCTGCGGCGATGCCGATCGTGGTTCCGGCAGGGGAGGGAAGCACTGACGCCAGCCAAACCTCGCCCGCGCGAGTGCCAGAAGCACTTACCGTGGGTGCGACGGACGTCCAGGACCAGGTCGCGCCCTTCTCGAACTTCGGCACGGCGCTCGACCTGTACGCACCGGGCGTCGACATCCCCGCGCCGATCGCCGGTACCGCGAATGCGGGGACGCTGTCCGGCACCTCGATGGCCGCCGCGGTGACGGCGGGTGCGGTGACTCTCTACCGGTCCGCGCACCCCGACGCCGCGCCCAATGCGGTCAGCGAAGCAATTGTCCAAGACGCAACGCAGAACGTGGTCAAGAATGTGCCCTCCGGAACCGCGAATAGGCTCCTGTGCACACTGCCTGCGGGAACGCCCTGA